From the Pelorhabdus rhamnosifermentans genome, the window TCCGGCCAGTGATTCGCAAAACCAGTCTTTTTCCCTTCGAATTCAACTCAATAATCCGGATGGGACCATTAAAAGCGGAATGTTTGCCAAAGCCGTTATACAAGCAGTGTTACGACCCGATACAATTGTTGTGCCTAAAGCAGGGGTACTTGAGAAGAACGGAAGTACGTATGTGTTTGTGATCAACGGACAAAATGAAGTGGAACAACGGAGTGTTCAAGTAGGTGCAAGAGGTGATCAAAATGTAGAAATTTTGGCTGGTCTCCAGGAAGGGGAACAAATTGCGGTGAGTAATTTAGCCCGCTTGCGGGATAAACTGGTCATTGTGCCTAATATGATCACGTTCGATAGCAGGGGTGACAGTCAGTGAATATAACCCGGTTTTCCATTCAGCGCCCGGTAGGCATTGCCATGATTGTCCTATTCTTTGTTGTCCTTGGTTTATTTAGTTTTTATCGTATTGGGGTAGAATTATTGCCTGCTGTTAATACCCCTATTGTAACAGTCAGTGTGTCTTATCCTGGTGCGGGCACTGAACAAATTGAACAAGATGTTATTAAACCATTGGAAAATTCTTTGTCATCCTTGTCGAATTTAAAACATATGACATCTATGGCTCGTCCAGAAAAGGCACAAATTATTCTGGAATTCGAATTTTGGGCGAATGCCGATTCTGCTTCTATTGATGCGACAAAGTATGTGGATGCCGTACGGAGTAAATTGCCGACAGGCATTCAAGAGCCTGTTGTTATTAAACGTGATATTAATGCTCTGCCTATCATGCAAATTTCTGTTTTGGCTGATAAACCACTTGCTGATGTCTATACACTGGCTAATGACGTGTTTGTGGAGCGCTTACAGCGAGCCGGTGGTGTATCGGATGTGACGCTTGATGGTGGACGCGACAAGGAAGTGGCTGTTGAGGTTGATAAAGACAAACTCGCCTTTTTTAATATTTCATTAGATCAAATTATTAATCGTATTGAGCAAGAAAATGTCCTGACACCAGCTGGATCGGTTTTTACAGACAAGCGTGAAACGAATGTGCGCCTTCTTGCCCAGTATGCTTCACCAGAAGAGCTTGCTTCTATTCATGTGAATAATGCCGCAGGGGCCAGTATTCCGCTCAGCAGTTTGGCGATAGTAAAAGAACAGGATCAGCGTGTTACGCGTTATGCGCGGACAAATGGACAGGATGTTGTTTCACTGACGATTTATAAAAATAGTGACGCCAATTTAGTGGATACGGTTAAAACAGCGAAAAAGCAGTTGGAAAGCTTGCGCGCTGAGTATCCGGATTACCATTTCGTTACGGTAACAGATGCGTCTCAGTATGTTCAGGATTCATTAAATAACACCTTAGAAGCTTTGATTGAAGGTCTCTGTACAACAAGCCTCGTGTTATATCTTTTTTTACGGGGCTGGCGATCTACTGTGGCGGTTTTGGTGGCCATTCCGACTTCACTCATCTCAACCTTCTTTGCTATGTATGTAGCTGGATTTACCTTTAACATGATGTCTCTTATGGGTATGTCTCTTTGTATAGGTATCCTTGTCGATGATTCGATTGTTGTGCTGGAAAATATTCATCGCCATATGCGTATGGGCAAGCCGCCGCGCGTGGCCGCGGAAGAAGGGCGAACAGAAATAGGTATGGCTGCCATTGCCATTACCTTATGTGACGTTGTCGTCTTTATGCCAATTGCTTTTATGACCGGCATGACAGGACAATATTTTCGTCAATTTGGCTTAACCATTGTATTTGCTACGCTTTTTTCTATGTTTGTGTCTTTTACCTTGACGCCGATGTTGGCTTCCCGGCTGTTTAAAAACGGCATTCAAGAGCCTGAAGGGAAAATCTGGGATCTTATGTCGCGATTTGAGGCAGGGGCCATCGCAAAATATGAAAAATTGCTGCGTTGGAGTCTTGGTCATGGCGGGAAACTTGTTGCCGGTGTTTTGATTATCTTTGTAGGTGCTGTGGCGCTTGTTCCGCTTGGCATTATTGGTGCGGAATATATGCCAAATACTGATGAAGGAAGCTTCCGCATTAATATTCAAATGCCCGTAGGGACCAATATTGATGAAACAAATCGGTCGGTGAGGGAAGTTGAGGACTTTCTTTCTACGATTCCGGAGGTTACTAATTATTTATCCAGTGTATCGACTTACACTGGTGGTGTGACAGTTCAAATGGTGGATCGCAAGGAGCGCAGTCGCAGTGTTTGGCAGGTGACTGATGAGGTGCGGCAAGCGCTGAAAGGGACTTTGCCGACAGCTATTGTTCAAGTTAGTGAGACGCAATCCTCTGTTGCGGGTGTATCAGGCGGCGCCGGAAGTGGCGGACCTAATACAGCGCCAGTACAGATTGAATTGCAGGGGATGAATTTGGATACTTTGGCTAAAGCCTCTTATGCTGTGCAGGATACCTTAGCGAAAGTGCCTGGTGTTAAAGATATTCGCAGTTCCTATACGGAGGGGATGCCTGAACTTCGATTGTATGTAGATCGGGAAAAACTGAAATTTTATAACACAACAGTCAATAATGTCAATAATGTATTTAATGCGGCTATTGCCGGCGGGTTAGCTGGCTATTATACGAATGATCCTACAAATGACGGTCAAGATACAGATATTTATGTGCGGCTTAAGGATAGTGATGGCTATAAGGCTTCGGATATACGTTCTATCCCGGTGTTGACGAATAGTAAGAATTTAGTGAAGCTGGGTGATATTGCTACTGTTAAAGATGATCTAGGGCCTGTCATGCTGCGACGTGTTGATAAGCAAGAGTCAATTAATATTTCGGCAAATATTACAGATCGACCATTGCAGGAAGTACTGAACGATATTAAAAAGAATATCAATCCGAAAGACCTTGGGAAAGGTGTTACTTACCGCTTTACAGGCCAAGCAGATAATATGCATGATACCTTTTTGGAGATGGCCCAGGCTTTGGGATTATCCCTTATCCTGGTGTATATGTTGCTCGCTATTCTCTATGAATCTGTTTCTACTCCTGTTATTCGGATGTTTTCTTTGCCACTCGGTATTATCGGTTCACTTGTTTTTTTGGCTCTGACACGTAATACCATTAATCTTTATTCTCTTATTGGTTTTTTAGTAATGGATGGGTTGGTGGCAAAAAATGGCACGCTGTTGCTTGACTATACCTTGACACTTATGGAACAAGGGATGAGCGCTTACGACGCCATTATTGAAGCAGGAAAAACGCGGCTCAAGCCAATTTTTATGACGACCCTGACGATGATTGTCGGGATGCTGCCAACAGCTCTAGCCATGACAGCTGGTTCGGAAACAAGGGTGAGTATGGCCTGGGTGCTTATTGGGGGACTCATTACTTCGACCTTTTTCACCTTGATTATTACACCGATTGCCTTTTTGTTTTTCGAAAAACATCCCGTTCGCAGTTGGTTTAAAGGAACGACATGGATTCAATGGGCTAAAACAAAATCTAGTAAATAAATGAGCGGGAAGAGCCTCCTATGGTAGCTTTTATACTACCATAGGAGGCCTTTTTTAATGCGCTCTACTTGATTTTTGCTTATTGTAATACGATTTCTTGCAGGAGCCTATTAGACTATTTTATTACTACAAATCGCACGGCGATTTGTAGTATTGACGAAATGAAAATATCGTCTTATACTTAAATTAAATACTGTACCGGGGTATAGTAAAAGGAGGCAATCACGTGTTAGTAGAAAAAGAACAAATCGAGCTAAGAAAGCGATTAAAAAAAGTGGCGGGCCAGATTAACGGGATTGATAAAATGATTGATGAGGGTCGTTATTGTATTGATATTATTCAGCAAATTTTAGCGGCGAAAGCGGCCTTAAATAAGGTGGCACTCATGATTGTGGAGAGTCATGCGAAAAGTTGTGTCGTCAGGGCCGTTAAAGAAGATCATGGTGACGAAAGTATTGATGAATTAATGAATGTTTTGAGACAATTTAATAAATAATGATGAAAGACTTACTTGATCAAGTAGCTTGAAAGGGCAATATTTTTCGAGAAAAGGATGTGATCATGATGGCTACGGAACCAGAACAACGTTCTGTTATCCTGAAAATTTCGGGCATGTCTTGTGCGGCTTGTGCGAGTCGAATTGAAAAGGGATTAACCCGCTTAGACGGTGTAGATATGACGGCAGTTAATTTTGCAGCGGAACAGGCGAATGTTACTTATGATTCGGCGCGAATTGGGTTAAAGGAGCTTGTGAAAAAAGTGAAAGATTTGGGCTATGATGTTGTGACAGATAGAGCGGAATTTAAAATTTCCGGTATGCATTGTGCAGCTTGTGCGACTCGGGTTGAGAAAGTTTTGCATAAATTGCCTGGCGTAGAGCAAGCTTCTGTAAATTTAGCAGCAGAAAAAGCCGTAGTGGAATATCACGCTTCTGAATTGTCGATTCGTGAAATTCAGAACAGAATTGGGAGTTTGGGTTTTGAGGCCCATAATATGGCCGATGCCAGCGAAAGTGATCGTGAGCAAGTGGTGCGGCAAAGTGAAATTCGTGGACAACGATTTCGTCTTATTTTGTCGGCTGTTCTTTCTTTTCCTTTGTTAGGAGCGATGGTTTTGCATTCAATTGGCATGGTAGGGGGAGTCGGCGAGTTTTTGATGAATTCTACGGTACAGTTTATCTTGGCGACACCTGTGCAGTTTATTGCTGGATGGCCTTTTTATCATGGGGCTTATGCTGCATTAAAGAACGGCAGTGCCAATATGGATGTGCTCGTAGCAATGGGAACATCTGCTGCTTATTTCTATAGCATAGTGAATATGCTTACAGGTGATTCTCATTTATATTTTGAGACATCGGCGATTTTAATTACGCTGATTATTTTAGGTAAGCTGCTTGAGGCAACAGCCAAAGGCCGAACTTCTGAAGCCATCAAGGCGTTGATGGGGCTCCAGGCCAAGACGGCCCATGTCATGCGGGGTGATTCAGAGGTAGACGTGCCTATTGATGCCGTGCAGGTAGATGATGTTCTTGTTGTGCGGCCCGGGGAAAAAGTACCTGTAGACGGGATTATTGTGGAGGGGACTTCTACATTAGATGAGTCCATGTTAACTGGTGAAGGCATTCCTGTTGATAAAAGAGCCGGTGATCCTGTTGTGGGTGCCACAATTAACAAATTTGGTGCCTTTCAGTTCAAAGCAACAAAAGTAGGCAAGGATACGGCGCTTGCACAAATTGTTCGCATTGTTGAGGAAGCTCAAGGTTCTAAGGCACCTATCCAGCGTTTTGCTGATGTTGTTTCAGGCTATTTTGTACCGATTGTTGTAAGTATTGCTGTACTTACTTTCGTGGTCTGGTATTTTATTTTGGATCTCGGAAATTTTTCACGGGCTCTCGTGAATTTTACGGCCGTCATGGTTATTGCCTGTCCGTGTGCGCTGGGGTTGGCTACGCCGACGTCCATTATGGTTGGAACAGGAAAAGGCGCTGAGAACGGGATACTTATCAAAGGTGCCGAACATCTCGAAAATGCACAACGGTTGACAACGATTGTGCTGGATAAGACGGGTACCCTTACGAAGGGGCAGCCAGAAGTGACCGATAGGGTGGCCTTAATGGATTTTTCAGATCGGGATATTTTGGAATTAGCAGCTAGCGCGGAGAAGAAATCTGAACATCCCTTGGCTCAGGCTATTGTAAAGTACGCTCAGGAACAAGGGGTTTCGTTTCAAGCAGCTGAGAATTTCTCCGCCATTCCCGGGTATGGCGTACAAGCTGTTATTGATAATAAACAGCTCTTGGTTGGCACTCGTAAGCTTATGCAGGATCATCATATTGCTGTTGAAATGATCGAGAAGAAAATGATGGAATTAGAACAGCAGGGGAAAACGGTTATGCTTTTAGCAGTAGATGAAAAACTAGCCGGCTTGATTGCTGTGGCAGACACTGTCAAGGCAAATTCCGCCCAAGCTGTGAATGAGTTACAAAAGCTTGGCATGGAAGTATGGATGATTACGGGAGACAATGAACGCGCGGCGCAGGCGATCGCTGAAAGTGTTGGCATTCATCATGTATTGGCTGAGGTCTTACCTGAGCATAAAGCCGCAAAGGTCGAAGCGCTAAAAAAAGAAGGTAAAATCGTAGCTATGGTCGGTGACGGTATTAATGACGCGCCGGCGCTAGCCACGGCTGATGTTGGTTTTGCCATTGGCACAGGTACTGATGTGGCTATGGAAGCAGCAGATATTACCTTAATGCGAGGTGATTTGAAGGGGCTTGTTGGCGCTATTAAGCTCAGTAAGGCTACAATGCAGAATATTAAACAAAATCTTTTCTGGGCGCTTATGTATAATTCGTTAGGTATTCCACTGGCGGCTGCGGGCTATTTGTCACCTGTGTTGGCTGGTGCGGCCATGGCGTTTAGTTCTGTCTCTGTAGTGACTAATGCCCTGCGGTTAAAACGATTTCACTTTTAGTATTAATACTTGTGCCAGCTATGACGCGGTGGTGAAGGCTGTAGAGCAAGCTGAATATACAGTTGTTTAGAAGATTTGATAAAAAAAGCCGCTCTTGGCGGCTTTTTTATGAGAAAATACAGTGCGATTTTTTGTTCGTTACAAGTATTTAATACAATTTAGCAGTTTTTTAAATGACATCGTAGGCTTTATCTTGTGCTTCGATAAAGCTGCTAATCTTTGTTGTTGCATATGAGTATAGATGAAATGTATGATTTATCCTGTCCATATCTAGCTTTTTACAATGACCGAAACGCCGTCAGGAACGACAGTTATCGTGGCGTCTTTTCCGACGATGTTTTCAGCAAGCGTCAAAGCTTCGTTAAGAGTGTCCGTTGCTTGCATATGCATTTCTTTAATCAGTTTGTGATCGCATTGGTCTGTTACAACAATGACATGGGCATGAAGTTGGATACGGGCTAAAATTTGAGCTTCCCATTGGTCAGCAATCGTTGCATTGGCAGGAATTTGCATGATTTTATCCATGACTTCTTGCGGACCGCCTGGTGCCTCCGCAAACCATTTATAGAAAGCATCGCCGCCGTGGCCGTCATTGCAGGCAGTACAGATAATAATGACGCCGCCATCTCTGACAGTAGCTTCTGCGGCTGACATGCCTTTAACGCTTTGATAGAGATTTTGGTCAAGGGGATAACCGCCATTCGAGGTGATGGCAATATCGGCTGGTTTTGCTGGTACGGCAGCTAATTCTTCGACAAACTTACAGCCTGTTTCATGGGCTTTGACGGAATTTCCAGCATAGGCCTTAATGATTTTTTTCTTGTCATCAATTACGACGTTTACAATGAACGCCAGGTGGGCTTGTTGTGCTGCAGCTAGCATATCCACGTGAAGGGGGTTGCCTTCCAGAATGCCTGCCCGGGCTTTTTTGTTATGGATGAATTCTGAACAGTGATTGGCTAAAACCGTTACTTGACTGGCGACACCAGGTAAAACACTTTTTCGTCCACCTGAATAGCCAGCAAAAAAGTGCGGTTCGATAAAACCTTCGGCAACAAGTAAGTCTGCTTCGGCAGCCAACCTATTAATGATGGTTTCGCCGCCGGATGGGAGTGTGCCGATTTTAATTAGACTGGATTCATCACGACAATCATGGATAACAATATTTATTTCGTTCATGAATTTTTCGCCGAATTTGCATGCCAGTTCTTCTTTTGTTGTGAGACGGTGAAAGCCTGTTGCAATAAGAAAGGTAATTTTCCCGTTCGGATTGCTTTTACGGATTTCTTTCACAATAAGGGGAGAAATGATATGACTAGGAACAGGGCGAGTATGATCACTTGTAATAATGACAATATTTTTTTTCCCTTTTGCCAGATCACTTAAGCGCGGTGAATCGATCGGGTTTTCTAAA encodes:
- a CDS encoding metal-sensitive transcriptional regulator, with translation MLVEKEQIELRKRLKKVAGQINGIDKMIDEGRYCIDIIQQILAAKAALNKVALMIVESHAKSCVVRAVKEDHGDESIDELMNVLRQFNK
- a CDS encoding heavy metal translocating P-type ATPase yields the protein MMATEPEQRSVILKISGMSCAACASRIEKGLTRLDGVDMTAVNFAAEQANVTYDSARIGLKELVKKVKDLGYDVVTDRAEFKISGMHCAACATRVEKVLHKLPGVEQASVNLAAEKAVVEYHASELSIREIQNRIGSLGFEAHNMADASESDREQVVRQSEIRGQRFRLILSAVLSFPLLGAMVLHSIGMVGGVGEFLMNSTVQFILATPVQFIAGWPFYHGAYAALKNGSANMDVLVAMGTSAAYFYSIVNMLTGDSHLYFETSAILITLIILGKLLEATAKGRTSEAIKALMGLQAKTAHVMRGDSEVDVPIDAVQVDDVLVVRPGEKVPVDGIIVEGTSTLDESMLTGEGIPVDKRAGDPVVGATINKFGAFQFKATKVGKDTALAQIVRIVEEAQGSKAPIQRFADVVSGYFVPIVVSIAVLTFVVWYFILDLGNFSRALVNFTAVMVIACPCALGLATPTSIMVGTGKGAENGILIKGAEHLENAQRLTTIVLDKTGTLTKGQPEVTDRVALMDFSDRDILELAASAEKKSEHPLAQAIVKYAQEQGVSFQAAENFSAIPGYGVQAVIDNKQLLVGTRKLMQDHHIAVEMIEKKMMELEQQGKTVMLLAVDEKLAGLIAVADTVKANSAQAVNELQKLGMEVWMITGDNERAAQAIAESVGIHHVLAEVLPEHKAAKVEALKKEGKIVAMVGDGINDAPALATADVGFAIGTGTDVAMEAADITLMRGDLKGLVGAIKLSKATMQNIKQNLFWALMYNSLGIPLAAAGYLSPVLAGAAMAFSSVSVVTNALRLKRFHF
- the larA gene encoding nickel-dependent lactate racemase: MTTVKIPYAKTYMEAHIPDNKLQGILLSKAHSYKATGSEEELVQQALENPIDSPRLSDLAKGKKNIVIITSDHTRPVPSHIISPLIVKEIRKSNPNGKITFLIATGFHRLTTKEELACKFGEKFMNEINIVIHDCRDESSLIKIGTLPSGGETIINRLAAEADLLVAEGFIEPHFFAGYSGGRKSVLPGVASQVTVLANHCSEFIHNKKARAGILEGNPLHVDMLAAAQQAHLAFIVNVVIDDKKKIIKAYAGNSVKAHETGCKFVEELAAVPAKPADIAITSNGGYPLDQNLYQSVKGMSAAEATVRDGGVIIICTACNDGHGGDAFYKWFAEAPGGPQEVMDKIMQIPANATIADQWEAQILARIQLHAHVIVVTDQCDHKLIKEMHMQATDTLNEALTLAENIVGKDATITVVPDGVSVIVKS
- a CDS encoding efflux RND transporter permease subunit — its product is MNITRFSIQRPVGIAMIVLFFVVLGLFSFYRIGVELLPAVNTPIVTVSVSYPGAGTEQIEQDVIKPLENSLSSLSNLKHMTSMARPEKAQIILEFEFWANADSASIDATKYVDAVRSKLPTGIQEPVVIKRDINALPIMQISVLADKPLADVYTLANDVFVERLQRAGGVSDVTLDGGRDKEVAVEVDKDKLAFFNISLDQIINRIEQENVLTPAGSVFTDKRETNVRLLAQYASPEELASIHVNNAAGASIPLSSLAIVKEQDQRVTRYARTNGQDVVSLTIYKNSDANLVDTVKTAKKQLESLRAEYPDYHFVTVTDASQYVQDSLNNTLEALIEGLCTTSLVLYLFLRGWRSTVAVLVAIPTSLISTFFAMYVAGFTFNMMSLMGMSLCIGILVDDSIVVLENIHRHMRMGKPPRVAAEEGRTEIGMAAIAITLCDVVVFMPIAFMTGMTGQYFRQFGLTIVFATLFSMFVSFTLTPMLASRLFKNGIQEPEGKIWDLMSRFEAGAIAKYEKLLRWSLGHGGKLVAGVLIIFVGAVALVPLGIIGAEYMPNTDEGSFRINIQMPVGTNIDETNRSVREVEDFLSTIPEVTNYLSSVSTYTGGVTVQMVDRKERSRSVWQVTDEVRQALKGTLPTAIVQVSETQSSVAGVSGGAGSGGPNTAPVQIELQGMNLDTLAKASYAVQDTLAKVPGVKDIRSSYTEGMPELRLYVDREKLKFYNTTVNNVNNVFNAAIAGGLAGYYTNDPTNDGQDTDIYVRLKDSDGYKASDIRSIPVLTNSKNLVKLGDIATVKDDLGPVMLRRVDKQESINISANITDRPLQEVLNDIKKNINPKDLGKGVTYRFTGQADNMHDTFLEMAQALGLSLILVYMLLAILYESVSTPVIRMFSLPLGIIGSLVFLALTRNTINLYSLIGFLVMDGLVAKNGTLLLDYTLTLMEQGMSAYDAIIEAGKTRLKPIFMTTLTMIVGMLPTALAMTAGSETRVSMAWVLIGGLITSTFFTLIITPIAFLFFEKHPVRSWFKGTTWIQWAKTKSSK